A genomic region of Gossypium hirsutum isolate 1008001.06 chromosome D01, Gossypium_hirsutum_v2.1, whole genome shotgun sequence contains the following coding sequences:
- the LOC107934650 gene encoding LRR receptor-like serine/threonine-protein kinase EFR isoform X3 — MGNTFLNLALLIIFHFSMPTFSMKLTTILTDQSALLALKDHVIHDPENVLTTNWSASAPVCNWFGVSCGSKHRRVTALNLTGLGLVGTLPPHLGNLSFLSLLYVRNNSFYGGLPVQLSNLRRLKYLNFGNNSFSGEIPSWLGSLTELRRLFLGQNNFKGVIPFSLGYLSKLEFLYLFGNQISGSIPSTIFNISSLQEIYLSYNMLSGSIPSVPRDLLLLEVIDFTSNNLTGHIPKDMFDHLPNLKGLYWSLNLLSGRIPASLFKCKELQMLSLSYNQMEGSLPIEIGNLSMLQYIYIGRNHFEGEIPKQIVNLTLLMAFDCSHSNFTGIIPQEIGNLKNLNWLNLAFNNIAGSIPPQVFNISTLRTISLDTNQLSGHLPSNMGLFLPNMEQLYLDFNHLAGSIPMLEGEIPEGGSFGNYSIESSKGNEALCGAARLHVPNCKTRPLRNSKAKTKLILYVALPIASTILVVALIIIILQNKRRKDKLPTQEDMIPLGTWRRFSYHELRQATDGFNDSRLLGNGSYGSVFQGTLPDGTIIAVKVFKLELETAFKSFDVECDVLRNTRHRNLVKVISSCSNDINFKALVLEFMPNGSLDKWLYSNKQYLDILQRLNIMIDVASALEYLHHGNATPVVHCDLKTNNILLDEDMVAHLSDFGIAKLLCEEASMIQTMTMATFGYMAPEYGMEGIVSTKGDVYSFGILLMEIITRKKPTDEMFAGERSLKSWVIESISSSLNQVVDPKLLSTIGREYLKVKNCALSILQVGLECCVELPNERLHMKEIVTKLKKIKVTLLRDMERVR; from the exons ATGGGGAATACTTTCCTCAACTTAGCTCTTCTTATCATCTTCCATTTTTCTATGCCTACTTTCTCTATGAAATTAACCACCATACTTACAGATCAATCAGCTCTTCTAGCATTAAAAGATCATGTTATTCATGATCCTGAAAATGTCTTGACAACTAACTGGTCAGCCTCTGCCCCTGTTTGCAATTGGTTTGGTGTAAGTTGTGGATCCAAGCACCGTAGAGTCACAGCTCTAAACCTTACTGGGTTGGGACTCGTAGGCACCCTTCCACCTCACTTGGGAAATTTGTcattcctttctcttctttatgTCAGAAACAATAGTTTCTATGGCGGATTACCTGTCCAGTTATCCAATTTGCGACGGCTGAAATATTTAAACTTTGGTAACAATTCCTTCAGTGGAGAAATCCCATCATGGTTGGGATCATTAACTGAACTTCGAAGGTTGTTTTTGGGCCAAAACAACTTCAAAGGTGTTATTCCCTTCTCTTTAGGCTATTTGTCAAAGCTAGAGTTCTTGTATTTGTTTGGAAACCAGATTTCAGGTTCAATTCCCTCCACCATCTTCAATATCTCTTCGTTGCAAGAAATATATCTAAGCTACAATATGCTCTCTGGTTCCATACCCTCTGTTCCACGTGATTTGCTTTTGCTAGAAGTCATCGATTTCACCTCCAATAATCTCACTGGTCATATCCCAAAAGATATGTTTGATCATCTTCCAAATTTGAAAGGATTGTACTGGAGTCTTAACCTGCTTTCTGGTAGAATTCCTGCCAGTCTATTCAAGTGCAAAGAGTTACAAATGTTATCTTTATCGTATAACCAAATGGAGGGAAGCCTACCAATAGAAATTGGGAATTTGAGTATGCTTCAATACATCTATATTGGTCGGAACCACTTTGAAG GTGAAATTCCTAAACAAATTGTGAATTTAACTCTTCTTATGGCGTTTGATTGTTCCCATAGCAATTTTACAG GTATAATACCACAAGAGATTGGCAACCTAAAGAATCTAAATTGGTTGAATTTAGCATTTAACAATATTGCTGGTTCTATTCCTCCACAAGTGTTTAATATTTCAACTCTAAGGACCATTTCTTTGGATACAAATCAGCTCTCTGGCCATCTTCCATCAAACATGGGCCTTTTCCTTCCAAACATGGAGCAATTATATCTTGATTTCAATCACCTTGCCGGTTCGATCCCAAT GCTTGAAGGAGAAATTCCTGAAGGAGGATCATTTGGAAACTACTCAATCGAATCATCTAAGGGGAATGAAGCCTTGTGTGGTGCAGCTCGACTTCATGTTCCAAACTGCAAAACTAGACCTCTTAGAAATTCCAAAGCAAAAACTAAGCTCATACTATATGTAGCTCTGCCAATTGCCTCCACGATTTTGGTTGTGGCTCTGATTATCATTATCTTGCAAAATAAGAGGAGGAAAGACAAATTGCCAACTCAAGAAGACATGATACCTTTAGGAACGTGGAGACGATTTTCATACCACGAGCTTCGTCAAGCTACTGATGGATTCAATGATAGTAGGTTGCTTGGTAATGGAAGTTATGGATCAGTATTCCAAGGGACTCTTCCGGATGGGACGATCATTGCGGTAAAGGTCTTCAAGTTAGAGTTAGAAACAGCTTTTAAGAGCTTTGATGTTGAATGTGATGTTCTCCGCAACACTCGTCACAGAAATTTAGTCAAAGTAATAAGCAGTTGCTCGAATGATATTAATTTCAAAGCGTTGGTGCTTGAGTTCATGCCTAATGGGAGTCTTGATAAATGGTTGTATTCCAACAAACAATATTTGGATATCCTACAAAGGTTGAACATAATGATAGATGTTGCATCTGCATTGGAATATCTCCACCATGGTAATGCAACACCCGTGGTTCACTGTGATTTAAAAACCAACAATATTCTATTAGATGAAGATATGGTTGCGCATTTGAGTGATTTTGGCATCGCGAAACTCTTATGTGAAGAGGCTTCAATGATACAAACCATGACAATGGCAACATTTGGATATATGGCACCAG AATATGGAATGGAAGGAATTGTTTCGACAAAAGGTGATGTGTATAGTTTTGGTATTCTTTTGATGGAAATCATCACAAGAAAAAAGCCCACAGATGAAATGTTTGCAGGAGAAAGAAGCTTGAAGAGTTGGGTGATAGAGTCGATATCATCTTCGCTAAATCAAGTTGTAGATCCCAAGTTGTTGAGCACCATTGGAAGGGAATATTTAAAAGTCAAGAATTGTGCCTTATCCATTTTGCAAGTTGGCTTAGAATGTTGTGTAGAGTTACCAAATGAGAGGCTTCATATGAAAGAGATTGTTACAAAGTTAAAGAAGATCAAAGTGACGTTATTAAGGGATATGGAACGAGTTCGATGA
- the LOC107934650 gene encoding receptor kinase-like protein Xa21 isoform X2 codes for MGNTFLNLALLIIFHFSMPTFSMKLTTILTDQSALLALKDHVIHDPENVLTTNWSASAPVCNWFGVSCGSKHRRVTALNLTGLGLVGTLPPHLGNLSFLSLLYVRNNSFYGGLPVQLSNLRRLKYLNFGNNSFSGEIPSWLGSLTELRRLFLGQNNFKGVIPFSLGYLSKLEFLYLFGNQISGSIPSTIFNISSLQEIYLSYNMLSGSIPSVPRDLLLLEVIDFTSNNLTGHIPKDMFDHLPNLKGLYWSLNLLSGRIPASLFKCKELQMLSLSYNQMEGSLPIEIGNLSMLQYIYIGRNHFEGEIPKQIVNLTLLMAFDCSHSNFTGIIPQEIGNLKNLNWLNLAFNNIAGSIPPQVFNISTLRTISLDTNQLSGHLPSNMGLFLPNMEQLYLDFNHLAGSIPMYISNASQLTHLDMSSNYFSGSIPDNLGNLRNLKILNLASNNLTSSGMSFLFSLTNCRVLENLLFGSNPFINSELPRVVGNLSSSLELFSAYSCNIRGSIPSEIGNLSHLINIVLGGNQFIGQIPTTIGALGELQSLSLVYNKLEGSISSELCHLNKLAFLFLTNNKLSGQIPACLGDLTSLRQLFLDSNMFSSSIPSTLTRLNYLLILYLSSNSLSGSLPTDIGKWKVLTSLDLSNNQFSGDIPTGVADLKDLTHFSLSNNRIMGSIPESFDELLSLEFLDLSRNNLSGEIPKSLEKLRYLNYFNVSFNRLEGEIPEGGSFGNYSIESSKGNEALCGAARLHVPNCKTRPLRNSKAKTKLILYVALPIASTILVVALIIIILQNKRRKDKLPTQEDMIPLGTWRRFSYHELRQATDGFNDSRLLGNGSYGSVFQGTLPDGTIIAVKVFKLELETAFKSFDVECDVLRNTRHRNLVKVISSCSNDINFKALVLEFMPNGSLDKWLYSNKQYLDILQRLNIMIDVASALEYLHHGNATPVVHCDLKTNNILLDEDMVAHLSDFGIAKLLCEEASMIQTMTMATFGYMAPEYGMEGIVSTKGERSLKSWVIESISSSLNQVVDPKLLSTIGREYLKVKNCALSILQVGLECCVELPNERLHMKEIVTKLKKIKVTLLRDMERVR; via the exons ATGGGGAATACTTTCCTCAACTTAGCTCTTCTTATCATCTTCCATTTTTCTATGCCTACTTTCTCTATGAAATTAACCACCATACTTACAGATCAATCAGCTCTTCTAGCATTAAAAGATCATGTTATTCATGATCCTGAAAATGTCTTGACAACTAACTGGTCAGCCTCTGCCCCTGTTTGCAATTGGTTTGGTGTAAGTTGTGGATCCAAGCACCGTAGAGTCACAGCTCTAAACCTTACTGGGTTGGGACTCGTAGGCACCCTTCCACCTCACTTGGGAAATTTGTcattcctttctcttctttatgTCAGAAACAATAGTTTCTATGGCGGATTACCTGTCCAGTTATCCAATTTGCGACGGCTGAAATATTTAAACTTTGGTAACAATTCCTTCAGTGGAGAAATCCCATCATGGTTGGGATCATTAACTGAACTTCGAAGGTTGTTTTTGGGCCAAAACAACTTCAAAGGTGTTATTCCCTTCTCTTTAGGCTATTTGTCAAAGCTAGAGTTCTTGTATTTGTTTGGAAACCAGATTTCAGGTTCAATTCCCTCCACCATCTTCAATATCTCTTCGTTGCAAGAAATATATCTAAGCTACAATATGCTCTCTGGTTCCATACCCTCTGTTCCACGTGATTTGCTTTTGCTAGAAGTCATCGATTTCACCTCCAATAATCTCACTGGTCATATCCCAAAAGATATGTTTGATCATCTTCCAAATTTGAAAGGATTGTACTGGAGTCTTAACCTGCTTTCTGGTAGAATTCCTGCCAGTCTATTCAAGTGCAAAGAGTTACAAATGTTATCTTTATCGTATAACCAAATGGAGGGAAGCCTACCAATAGAAATTGGGAATTTGAGTATGCTTCAATACATCTATATTGGTCGGAACCACTTTGAAG GTGAAATTCCTAAACAAATTGTGAATTTAACTCTTCTTATGGCGTTTGATTGTTCCCATAGCAATTTTACAG GTATAATACCACAAGAGATTGGCAACCTAAAGAATCTAAATTGGTTGAATTTAGCATTTAACAATATTGCTGGTTCTATTCCTCCACAAGTGTTTAATATTTCAACTCTAAGGACCATTTCTTTGGATACAAATCAGCTCTCTGGCCATCTTCCATCAAACATGGGCCTTTTCCTTCCAAACATGGAGCAATTATATCTTGATTTCAATCACCTTGCCGGTTCGATCCCAATGTATATTTCCAATGCCTCTCAGCTTACTCATCTTGACATGTCTAGTAATTACTTTTCAGGGTCCATTCCTGATAATCTGGGCAATCTAAGAAATTTAAAGATTCTCAACCTGGCGAGTAATAATTTAACTTCCTCAGGGATgagctttctcttttctttgacaAACTGTAGAGTCTTGGAGAACCTTCTTTTCGGTAGCAACCCATTTATTAATAGTGAACTTCCAAGAGTGGTAGGAAATCTCTCAAGTTCTCTTGAACTGTTCTCTGCTTATTCATGCAACATTAGGGGTAGCATCCCCAGTGAAATTGGAAACTTAAGTCACTTGATAAACATTGTGCTAGGAGGCAATCAATTCATAGGACAGATTCCTACTACAATTGGAGCATTGGGAGAGTTGCAAAGTCTTTCTCTTGTGTACAATAAGTTAGAAGGATCCATCTCATCCGAGTTATGTCATCTAAACAAATTGGCTTTCTTGTTCTTGACCAATAACAAATTGTCTGGACAAATACCTGCTTGCTTAGGTGATCTCACTTCATTAAGGCAACTATTTCTAGACTCCAATATGTTTTCCTCCTCAATACCTTCCACGTTGACAAGGCTTAACTATCTCCTCATCCTATACTTGTCTTCAAATTCTCTGAGTGGTTCACTGCCAACTGACATTGGAAAATGGAAAGTTTTGACTAGTTTGGATTTGTCGAACAATCAGTTCTCAGGTGATATCCCAACTGGAGTTGCAGATCTCAAAGACCTCACTCATTTTTCCTTATCCAATAATAGAATCATGGGTTCTATTCCTGAGTCTTTTGATGAATTGTTGAGTTTGGAATTCTTAGACTTGTCAAGAAATAATCTATCTGGAGAGATTCCCAAATCCTTAGAGAAACTTCGTTATCTCAATTATTTCAATGTCTCTTTTAATAGGCTTGAAGGAGAAATTCCTGAAGGAGGATCATTTGGAAACTACTCAATCGAATCATCTAAGGGGAATGAAGCCTTGTGTGGTGCAGCTCGACTTCATGTTCCAAACTGCAAAACTAGACCTCTTAGAAATTCCAAAGCAAAAACTAAGCTCATACTATATGTAGCTCTGCCAATTGCCTCCACGATTTTGGTTGTGGCTCTGATTATCATTATCTTGCAAAATAAGAGGAGGAAAGACAAATTGCCAACTCAAGAAGACATGATACCTTTAGGAACGTGGAGACGATTTTCATACCACGAGCTTCGTCAAGCTACTGATGGATTCAATGATAGTAGGTTGCTTGGTAATGGAAGTTATGGATCAGTATTCCAAGGGACTCTTCCGGATGGGACGATCATTGCGGTAAAGGTCTTCAAGTTAGAGTTAGAAACAGCTTTTAAGAGCTTTGATGTTGAATGTGATGTTCTCCGCAACACTCGTCACAGAAATTTAGTCAAAGTAATAAGCAGTTGCTCGAATGATATTAATTTCAAAGCGTTGGTGCTTGAGTTCATGCCTAATGGGAGTCTTGATAAATGGTTGTATTCCAACAAACAATATTTGGATATCCTACAAAGGTTGAACATAATGATAGATGTTGCATCTGCATTGGAATATCTCCACCATGGTAATGCAACACCCGTGGTTCACTGTGATTTAAAAACCAACAATATTCTATTAGATGAAGATATGGTTGCGCATTTGAGTGATTTTGGCATCGCGAAACTCTTATGTGAAGAGGCTTCAATGATACAAACCATGACAATGGCAACATTTGGATATATGGCACCAG AATATGGAATGGAAGGAATTGTTTCGACAAAAG GAGAAAGAAGCTTGAAGAGTTGGGTGATAGAGTCGATATCATCTTCGCTAAATCAAGTTGTAGATCCCAAGTTGTTGAGCACCATTGGAAGGGAATATTTAAAAGTCAAGAATTGTGCCTTATCCATTTTGCAAGTTGGCTTAGAATGTTGTGTAGAGTTACCAAATGAGAGGCTTCATATGAAAGAGATTGTTACAAAGTTAAAGAAGATCAAAGTGACGTTATTAAGGGATATGGAACGAGTTCGATGA
- the LOC107934650 gene encoding receptor kinase-like protein Xa21 isoform X1, with amino-acid sequence MGNTFLNLALLIIFHFSMPTFSMKLTTILTDQSALLALKDHVIHDPENVLTTNWSASAPVCNWFGVSCGSKHRRVTALNLTGLGLVGTLPPHLGNLSFLSLLYVRNNSFYGGLPVQLSNLRRLKYLNFGNNSFSGEIPSWLGSLTELRRLFLGQNNFKGVIPFSLGYLSKLEFLYLFGNQISGSIPSTIFNISSLQEIYLSYNMLSGSIPSVPRDLLLLEVIDFTSNNLTGHIPKDMFDHLPNLKGLYWSLNLLSGRIPASLFKCKELQMLSLSYNQMEGSLPIEIGNLSMLQYIYIGRNHFEGEIPKQIVNLTLLMAFDCSHSNFTGIIPQEIGNLKNLNWLNLAFNNIAGSIPPQVFNISTLRTISLDTNQLSGHLPSNMGLFLPNMEQLYLDFNHLAGSIPMYISNASQLTHLDMSSNYFSGSIPDNLGNLRNLKILNLASNNLTSSGMSFLFSLTNCRVLENLLFGSNPFINSELPRVVGNLSSSLELFSAYSCNIRGSIPSEIGNLSHLINIVLGGNQFIGQIPTTIGALGELQSLSLVYNKLEGSISSELCHLNKLAFLFLTNNKLSGQIPACLGDLTSLRQLFLDSNMFSSSIPSTLTRLNYLLILYLSSNSLSGSLPTDIGKWKVLTSLDLSNNQFSGDIPTGVADLKDLTHFSLSNNRIMGSIPESFDELLSLEFLDLSRNNLSGEIPKSLEKLRYLNYFNVSFNRLEGEIPEGGSFGNYSIESSKGNEALCGAARLHVPNCKTRPLRNSKAKTKLILYVALPIASTILVVALIIIILQNKRRKDKLPTQEDMIPLGTWRRFSYHELRQATDGFNDSRLLGNGSYGSVFQGTLPDGTIIAVKVFKLELETAFKSFDVECDVLRNTRHRNLVKVISSCSNDINFKALVLEFMPNGSLDKWLYSNKQYLDILQRLNIMIDVASALEYLHHGNATPVVHCDLKTNNILLDEDMVAHLSDFGIAKLLCEEASMIQTMTMATFGYMAPEYGMEGIVSTKGDVYSFGILLMEIITRKKPTDEMFAGERSLKSWVIESISSSLNQVVDPKLLSTIGREYLKVKNCALSILQVGLECCVELPNERLHMKEIVTKLKKIKVTLLRDMERVR; translated from the exons ATGGGGAATACTTTCCTCAACTTAGCTCTTCTTATCATCTTCCATTTTTCTATGCCTACTTTCTCTATGAAATTAACCACCATACTTACAGATCAATCAGCTCTTCTAGCATTAAAAGATCATGTTATTCATGATCCTGAAAATGTCTTGACAACTAACTGGTCAGCCTCTGCCCCTGTTTGCAATTGGTTTGGTGTAAGTTGTGGATCCAAGCACCGTAGAGTCACAGCTCTAAACCTTACTGGGTTGGGACTCGTAGGCACCCTTCCACCTCACTTGGGAAATTTGTcattcctttctcttctttatgTCAGAAACAATAGTTTCTATGGCGGATTACCTGTCCAGTTATCCAATTTGCGACGGCTGAAATATTTAAACTTTGGTAACAATTCCTTCAGTGGAGAAATCCCATCATGGTTGGGATCATTAACTGAACTTCGAAGGTTGTTTTTGGGCCAAAACAACTTCAAAGGTGTTATTCCCTTCTCTTTAGGCTATTTGTCAAAGCTAGAGTTCTTGTATTTGTTTGGAAACCAGATTTCAGGTTCAATTCCCTCCACCATCTTCAATATCTCTTCGTTGCAAGAAATATATCTAAGCTACAATATGCTCTCTGGTTCCATACCCTCTGTTCCACGTGATTTGCTTTTGCTAGAAGTCATCGATTTCACCTCCAATAATCTCACTGGTCATATCCCAAAAGATATGTTTGATCATCTTCCAAATTTGAAAGGATTGTACTGGAGTCTTAACCTGCTTTCTGGTAGAATTCCTGCCAGTCTATTCAAGTGCAAAGAGTTACAAATGTTATCTTTATCGTATAACCAAATGGAGGGAAGCCTACCAATAGAAATTGGGAATTTGAGTATGCTTCAATACATCTATATTGGTCGGAACCACTTTGAAG GTGAAATTCCTAAACAAATTGTGAATTTAACTCTTCTTATGGCGTTTGATTGTTCCCATAGCAATTTTACAG GTATAATACCACAAGAGATTGGCAACCTAAAGAATCTAAATTGGTTGAATTTAGCATTTAACAATATTGCTGGTTCTATTCCTCCACAAGTGTTTAATATTTCAACTCTAAGGACCATTTCTTTGGATACAAATCAGCTCTCTGGCCATCTTCCATCAAACATGGGCCTTTTCCTTCCAAACATGGAGCAATTATATCTTGATTTCAATCACCTTGCCGGTTCGATCCCAATGTATATTTCCAATGCCTCTCAGCTTACTCATCTTGACATGTCTAGTAATTACTTTTCAGGGTCCATTCCTGATAATCTGGGCAATCTAAGAAATTTAAAGATTCTCAACCTGGCGAGTAATAATTTAACTTCCTCAGGGATgagctttctcttttctttgacaAACTGTAGAGTCTTGGAGAACCTTCTTTTCGGTAGCAACCCATTTATTAATAGTGAACTTCCAAGAGTGGTAGGAAATCTCTCAAGTTCTCTTGAACTGTTCTCTGCTTATTCATGCAACATTAGGGGTAGCATCCCCAGTGAAATTGGAAACTTAAGTCACTTGATAAACATTGTGCTAGGAGGCAATCAATTCATAGGACAGATTCCTACTACAATTGGAGCATTGGGAGAGTTGCAAAGTCTTTCTCTTGTGTACAATAAGTTAGAAGGATCCATCTCATCCGAGTTATGTCATCTAAACAAATTGGCTTTCTTGTTCTTGACCAATAACAAATTGTCTGGACAAATACCTGCTTGCTTAGGTGATCTCACTTCATTAAGGCAACTATTTCTAGACTCCAATATGTTTTCCTCCTCAATACCTTCCACGTTGACAAGGCTTAACTATCTCCTCATCCTATACTTGTCTTCAAATTCTCTGAGTGGTTCACTGCCAACTGACATTGGAAAATGGAAAGTTTTGACTAGTTTGGATTTGTCGAACAATCAGTTCTCAGGTGATATCCCAACTGGAGTTGCAGATCTCAAAGACCTCACTCATTTTTCCTTATCCAATAATAGAATCATGGGTTCTATTCCTGAGTCTTTTGATGAATTGTTGAGTTTGGAATTCTTAGACTTGTCAAGAAATAATCTATCTGGAGAGATTCCCAAATCCTTAGAGAAACTTCGTTATCTCAATTATTTCAATGTCTCTTTTAATAGGCTTGAAGGAGAAATTCCTGAAGGAGGATCATTTGGAAACTACTCAATCGAATCATCTAAGGGGAATGAAGCCTTGTGTGGTGCAGCTCGACTTCATGTTCCAAACTGCAAAACTAGACCTCTTAGAAATTCCAAAGCAAAAACTAAGCTCATACTATATGTAGCTCTGCCAATTGCCTCCACGATTTTGGTTGTGGCTCTGATTATCATTATCTTGCAAAATAAGAGGAGGAAAGACAAATTGCCAACTCAAGAAGACATGATACCTTTAGGAACGTGGAGACGATTTTCATACCACGAGCTTCGTCAAGCTACTGATGGATTCAATGATAGTAGGTTGCTTGGTAATGGAAGTTATGGATCAGTATTCCAAGGGACTCTTCCGGATGGGACGATCATTGCGGTAAAGGTCTTCAAGTTAGAGTTAGAAACAGCTTTTAAGAGCTTTGATGTTGAATGTGATGTTCTCCGCAACACTCGTCACAGAAATTTAGTCAAAGTAATAAGCAGTTGCTCGAATGATATTAATTTCAAAGCGTTGGTGCTTGAGTTCATGCCTAATGGGAGTCTTGATAAATGGTTGTATTCCAACAAACAATATTTGGATATCCTACAAAGGTTGAACATAATGATAGATGTTGCATCTGCATTGGAATATCTCCACCATGGTAATGCAACACCCGTGGTTCACTGTGATTTAAAAACCAACAATATTCTATTAGATGAAGATATGGTTGCGCATTTGAGTGATTTTGGCATCGCGAAACTCTTATGTGAAGAGGCTTCAATGATACAAACCATGACAATGGCAACATTTGGATATATGGCACCAG AATATGGAATGGAAGGAATTGTTTCGACAAAAGGTGATGTGTATAGTTTTGGTATTCTTTTGATGGAAATCATCACAAGAAAAAAGCCCACAGATGAAATGTTTGCAGGAGAAAGAAGCTTGAAGAGTTGGGTGATAGAGTCGATATCATCTTCGCTAAATCAAGTTGTAGATCCCAAGTTGTTGAGCACCATTGGAAGGGAATATTTAAAAGTCAAGAATTGTGCCTTATCCATTTTGCAAGTTGGCTTAGAATGTTGTGTAGAGTTACCAAATGAGAGGCTTCATATGAAAGAGATTGTTACAAAGTTAAAGAAGATCAAAGTGACGTTATTAAGGGATATGGAACGAGTTCGATGA